In the genome of Luteitalea pratensis, the window GAGCCTCGAGCCGCAGTTGTTCGCCCTTGTCGGCGCGGCCCTGCGGCGCAAGGGTCACGTCGTCCAATCGGCGCCTGGCAACGCCGTCGGCGGCTATCAGGGCATCCTGTTCACGCCCGACGGGACGATGCCGGGACCGACGTTCGACAAGCGCTGGGCAGACGAGGACCGGCCGGTCAACGGTGTGTACCGTGCTGGTTCCGATCACCGCAAGGACGGACAGGCCGTGGGCTGGTGATGCCGACGCAGATGCCCATCGCAAGGGCAGGCCAACGCATGTCCGACGGGAGGGATCGATGAGGGTTTCTCTGGTGCTGGCGCTGGTCGGTGCGCTCATGGCAACGGCGTGTCGCTCGACTGACCCGGCGCGGCAGGAGTCCTCGTCTCGGCCGGCCCCATCCCGACGGCCGAACATCGTGATGGTCCTGGTCGACGACATGCGCTGGGACGACATGCGCGCCGCGGGACACCCGTTCATCGACACCCCGCACATGGATCGCCTCGCCAGGGACGGGGCCAGGTTCACCAACGCGTTCGCGACGACGCCGCTCTGCTCCCCCAGTCGGGCGAGTTTCCTGACGGGTCAATACGCGCACACCACCGGCATCATCGACAACACGGCTCGATCCAGTCACGACCTGCCGATCTTCCCCCTGGCGTTACGACGTGCCGGATACCGCACCGGCTTCTTCGGCAAGTGGCACATGGGCAACGACGACAGCCCGCGTCCGGGCTTCGATCACTGGGTGGCCCTGCCCGGCCAGGGAGAAGCCGTCGATCCGTCCCTGAACGTCGACGGGCAACGGGTGCACGCCACCGGCTATACGACCGATCTCCTGACCGACTACGTCGAGCGATTCATCGACCGCCCTTCGGAACAGCCGTTCCTGGTCTACCTGGCGCACAAGGCCATCCACCCCAACCTGGTGCAGCGAGACGACGGGAGCCTGGCGCCGGTGGCCGGGCAGTCGGGCGGGTTCGTGGCCGCCGACCGGCACCGCGGCCGCTATATCGGCACGGCGATGCCGCGACGGGCGAACGCCTTCCGGCCGCCGCTCGGCAAGCCGGCCCTCCTCCGTCAGATTGACAGGCTGCCGGCCATGGGTCGCGAGACCGCGACACCGGACGAGGACATCAGGGGGCGCCTCGAGATGCTGCTGGGTGTCGACGACAGCCTTGGACGCATCCTCGCGACGCTCGAGCGCAAGGGCGCGCGGGACGACACCGTTGTCGTCTTCACCAGCGACCATGGGTACTTCTACGGAGAGCACGGGCTCAACGAGGAGCGGCGACTCGCCTACGAAGAGACCATTCGGATTCCGCTGATCATCCGCTACCCGCGCCTCGCCGCCGCTGGGACGACTCCCAGTCAGATGGCGCTGAGCATCGACATCGCGCCGACCCTGCTCGACATCACCGGCCTTGGACCCGACCCCGCGGTCCAGGGCCGGTCGCTCGTGCCAGTACTCAGGCAGAATGCGCGTCAGTGGCGCTCGTCGTTCCTCGTCGAGTACTTCACCGACACTGTCTTTCCCCGCATCCGGAACATGGGCTACGTGGCGGTCCGGACCGATCGATACAAGTACATCCAGTACCGGGAACTCAGTGGCATGAACGAGCTCTACGATCTCCGCACGGATCCCTACGAGGAGACCAACATCATCGACCGGCCCGACTCGCGGCCGACCCTGCAAGAGATGCAGTCCGAACTGCAGCGCCTACTCGAGGCGACGAGGTTTCCGTCCAGTACGACGGCTGGCCCTCCGTGAACGCCGTAGAGGAATCGGCCGCGGCGCGGCGTCACTTCACGTGTGATCCCAGCCATGCCGTGCGAATCGCCTCCTGTTGCGGCGTCTGGTCAGGGCTGGGGACGACCTCGATGCCATCGTTCTTCCCGGCGGTGACACGCACCGCCTTCTTCTCGCCGCGTGACTCGAACGTCAGCTCCACTTCGGTGCCTGGCGTGATCGAGGACAACACGCGCTCCCAGTCACCAGCCTGGGCGATGGCCGTGCCGTTGAGCGACAGTACGGCGTCGCCACGGCCCATGCCCGCCTTGTAGACCTGACTGGTCGAGACGGTGTTGCCGGCGACGACCATGCGGCCCCCCTCGGGCTGGAGACGCACCTGTCCGAGCGTCGCCGGTGTCTCGCGGGCGCGCATCGTGTAGCCCGCTGCCGCCAGCAGCTGCCGGTAGGGCAGCACTTCGGTGCCGAGTACGTGCCGGCGGAAGAAATCGTCGGCAAACGCCGCATCGCCGCTCACCGAGGCGAGGGCCGCCTGCGCGTCCTTCAGCGTGTACGGGTGGGCGACGTACCCGGGGGCCTTCCCGCCAGGCGCGCCATGCGTCTTCCACAGCTGCCGCATGTAGTCGTCCAGCGTGATGGCGCCGCCGCTGCGCTCGCGCAGCGTCAGGTCGAGGCCAAGCGCGATGGCCGCGCCATACGTGTAATAGGAAACGAACGTGTTATCCCAGTTGGTCGGGTCCACCGCCTGAGCCGCGTCGACATACGGCGCGAGGCGGCTCATGTCGACCGCCGAGCGGAACTGCGTGCCAGGAGCATGGAGGACGCCCGCGGCGAACATCGCCAGCTGCGCCGCGCCCTGGTCCTGACTCACGATCCCTGCGCGCACCATCGCCAGCGTGCCGTAGTACTCGGTGAACCCTTCGGCCAGCCACAATTCGCCGGACATGTTCGGCCGAGTGAAGTCGAACGGCTCGAGCGCCGCCGGACGAATGCGTTCCACGTTCCAGGAGTGGAAGAACTCGTGCGAGGCCGTGTCGGCCACGCGCGACATGCCATCGGCCAGTGTCGCAGCCGCCGTGCAGACCGTGCTGTTGCGGTGCTCCATGCCGTCGCCGCCGGCCCATGGGAGGTAGTCCATCAGGAATGTATAGGTTCCAGCGTCGAACGGCGCGAGGTCTCCGAACACGGCTGCCTGCTCGCGCACGATCTTCTCCACCATGGGCGCGTACGCGTCGAGTTGCGCGTCGGTGCCGAGGTGGTGCACCGCGAGCCGGATCCGTGCCGGCGTCCCGCCACCCGGCCGCGCCACGGTGAATTCTCGCACGGCGTGCGCACTGAACTCGATCGGCGAGTCCATGAAGTACTGAAGATTCGGGGCCGTGAACGTGAGTGCGTCATCGGTCGGGAACAATTGTGTGGAGACACGCCACGTCCGGCCAGGCGGCTGCGTGAAGCGGACGCGGATAGACGTGTCCGGCAGCGACGGCGCCCAGGCGAAGGTCGCCGGCACGTTCAGGTGTGCATGCGTGCCATCGACGGCCGAGTAGGTGCCGTCGACGCGATCGGCGAACAACCGGTAGCGCACGTGCACGGCGTTGCCGGTCGGCATGACGCGCCATTGGGCGGGCGACAGGAGTTCAGTGGTGAGCGTCGTGTCGCCGTCACCGTGCGCCTCGAACATGTACACGTTCTTGCCGAACTCGTGCGCCGCGTAGCGTCCTGGTGACGATCGCGCCATGCGCACCTCGAGAGGCGAGCCCGCCCGCGACGGAAACCGCACGTCCACCTGCAGCCATCGCTGCTCGGGTGCGGGGATGGAGACGGTGTAGTCGATGGTTTGCGCACTCGCCAGCGCCACCGAGGCGAGCAGGAAAACGATGGAGAAGGCGGCGCGAACGCTGCGACGGCACACGAACATGCCGCCTAGAGTAACCGGGTGCCGGGTGCCGGGCACCGGGAATCGGGGGCACGATCGTCCGAGAGAGATCACTGACCGTCGACCTGAAGGTCGACGGCTACGAAGGCCGAAGGCCGCATCCCGAAGGCCGCATCCCGAAGGCCGCATCCCGAAGGCCGCATCCCGAAGGCCGGGAGGGCCCCCCTACTTCGCCATGATCCAGCGCGCCATCTCGCGATAGCTCGCCGTCTTGCCCTGCATCAGCAACCCGACGCGCAGGATGCGTCCCGCGGCGTAGACCATCGCCACCGTCGTCGCGACGCTGCCTGCCAGCGCCAGGACCACCTGCCACGCGGGCGGCCCCGGCGGGATGGCCATCCGCAGCAGCATCAGGTACGGCGACGCGAACGGGAACAGCGAAAACCCCACCGACATGGCGCTGTCCGGGTTCTGGACCACCTGCAGCCAGAGGAAGATCGGGAACATCGCCAGGACCATCGCCGGCATCATCATCCCCTGGGCGTCCTTGACCTCACTGCAGGCCGCGCCGATGGCGATGAACATGGAGCCAAAGAGGAAGACGGCGATGACGAGGAACAGCCCGAACCACGGGATCAGGCTCCAACGGATCAGTCCGAAATAGTCCGCCTGCGCCGCGATCAGCAGCCCGCCGCCGATGTAGATCACCGCCAGCACCATCGTCACCGCGCCGCTGCCGAGCAGCTTGCCCAGCATCAGGTGGAAGGCGCTCACCGACCCGAGCAGCACTTCACTGATGCGGCTGGTCTTCTCCTCGATCACGCTGTTCAGCAACTGTGGCGCCGAACTCATGACCAGGCCGAACAGCATAAACATCGTGACCGCCGGCATCACGAAGGTCCGCACGGCATCGACTTTTTCGGCCGTCGAGACCTTGCCGTCGGCCGTCCGCACGACCAGGCCCTTGCGGTCCATCGGGACCGGTTCGAGCAGGCGCCGCGTTTCGGACGGGTCGGCACCGAGCGACGACAGGCGACGGTCTGCGACCGCCCGGCTCACCTCGCGACGCAACCACTCGGGCAGGGCCTGGTACGTCGGGTATTGCGTGTAGTACTGCAGGCGGGGTTCGTCCGTGCCGGAGGTGCTGAGGACTTCAGCAGGGATCTCGACAAAGGCGAACAATTCGTCGCGCCGCACACGATCGGACAGCCCCAGGCGCGTGCTCTCGTCCGTGCCGCCGTCGGTCGCCGCGATCTCCGGCAGGAACGATGGGCCCGTGCGGCGGCCGGAGGGTGACGTCTGTTCGATACCATGGCGGCGCGCCGCCTCGACGATCGCCGGGCCGAGCACGCCGGTGCGATCGACGATCGCGAAGCGGCGCTCGGAGGTGTCGCGCCGGGCCGTGAGGGCCTGAATGCCGAAGGCCAGGGCCATCAGCAGCGGCACGGCCAGCAGGCCGATCAGGAAGGCCCGGCTGCGGACGGCCTGCTCGAACTCCGCGGCGGCGATGATGAGTACTCGGGACATGAACGTGCGGCCTCACTCGGCGGGAAGGAGGTCTTCTTCGGGCGCGGGCCGCGCGATCTTCACGAAGATGTCGTGCAGCGAGGGCCTGGTGATCTCGAAGCGGTAGACCTCGGTACGCGCGGCGAGCCGGCCGAGGAACGCCTGCGGCGCGACCGACAACCGCACTTCCTGCGTGTTGCCGTGGTCGACCACCGACGTGACGCCCTCGATTGTGCGCAGCAGGGCGGCGCCACCGATCGCACGCACATGGACCGCGTCGTGCCCGTACGTGGCCTGGATCTCGTCGAGCGATCCGTCGAGCACCTTGCGGCCCTTGAAGATCATGAAGATGCGATCGCACATCAGCTCGGCCATCGACATGTCGTGCGTGCTGAAGACGATCGTCGTGCCACGGCGCTTGAGCTCCAGCACCGCGTCGCGGAGCACGTCGCGATTGACCGGGTCGAGACCCGAGAACGGCTCGTCGAGAATCACCAGGTCCGGCCGCGAGACGACGCTCGCGATGAACTGGACCTTCTGCGACATGCCCTTCGAGAGCGCCTGGACCTTCTTGTCCGACGTGGCAGCCAGGCCGAGACGCGCCAGCCACCAGTCGGCTTCGCGGGCGACGTCGGCGCGCCGGCCGCCTTTCAACTGGCCGTAGTAGGTGAGCAGCCGCCGAACCGGCATCTGCTTGTAGAGGCCGCGCTCCTCGGGAAGGTACCCGACGCGGTCGCGGGCGGCCACCGAACTGCGGTCGCCGAGGACCTCGATGGCGCCGCTGTCGGGCAGCAGGATGTTCATGATCATCCGCAGCGTCGTGGTCTTGCCCGATCCGTTGGGCCCGATGAAGCCGTAGATGGCGCCCTGGGGCACCTGCAGCGACAACGCGTCCACCGCCATCGTCTGGCCGAAGCGCTTGGTGACCGCGTCGAGAGTGATGGCAAAGGGCATTGGCAGAGTGGGACGACGAACGCCGAACGTTGAACGCCGAACGCTGAAGGGCCGAGGCGGAAGGTCGATGGCCGATGGACGAAGGCCGGCGGACGAGAACTCTACCTGACCCTGATGTTCCCGATGACGAGGCGGTCCTTCGCGGGGACGAGCGTGATGGCCAGGTTGCGCCGGCGCTGCGCACCGCCGGGCAACTGCGTGAGCAACCTGGCCGAGGCGTTGAACTCGTCGCTCGTCCGGACGAGCGTGAGGTTCTCGAACACGCAGACGAGCTCGCCCTCGGTGGCGAACGCCTCACGGAACTCCGTGCGCCAGGCCGGTTCCATGTTGGGCCAGAGGCGACCGAGGCCGCCGATGTCCCGCCCGATGTACGCCCCGCAGAACTGGGAGATCGATGCCCGCGCTTCCTCGTTCGACCACGTCGAGAGATCCACCGCCGATGGCGCCGGCGCGGCGGTGTTCGGGGCCGGGGCCGGGTTGGCCGGCGCGGGTGCGCTCGGCTCGGGCTCAGGCGGTGCCGCCGGCGGAGTCGGCTTGCCGCTGTCGCCGAAGGCCTGGAGGAAGTGGCCGCGCGCGGCCATGTAACCGCCGACCGCGGACTTGAACTTGCCGGCGTCGCGGTCCTCGTCGGCCTGCTCCTGCTGCGTCGTGCCGAGTAGGTACTGCGGGCTCTTGTTCAGGCGAAAGTCCTCGGCGCTGCGACGTGCCGCCAGGGCATAGCGCCGCGCGTTCTCAACAACCCGACCGCGCTCCTCCTGCATCAACGCCGCCGGAACACCCTTGACCTGATCGATGGCTCCCATGGCCCGGTCGTACCGGCCGTCCTTCGAGTACAGATGGACCGCGGCCCACGGATCGGCCCGCGGCCCGGCCGGTGACGATGGCGGCACCGCGACCGTCGCCGCCGGCGGAGACGCAGGCGGCGGCTCCGCTGGTGCGGGTCCAGCGGGTTCGTTCGACGCCGGCGTGGCGACAACCGGTGGTGGAACTGCCGTCTTGGTGGCGCCGCTGTCCTCACCCGTCGCTGTTGCCGCCGGCGTAGACGCGTCCTTCGGGGTGCGTCCGAACTGGTAGTACAACCCGCCTCCTGCGAGCAGCAGCAGGACCACGCCGGCGATCGCCAGCATCGCCGGGGACCGCCGCGATGGCGCGGCGTCTCCCGTCTCGTCGGTGATCGCGCTGGCCGCGGGGCGAATTTCGGCGTGTGCGCTGCCCGGCAACTGGTCACGAATGAGCAGGCCGTCGCCCGTGGGTGTGGGCGCACCCTGGGTCGCCCGCTTTCCGGTCGATGGTGCCGCAGGCGGAGCGGCGGGCATCTGTTTGCCGGCTGGCCCGTGCACCGCATCGGGGACACGCTCGCCCACGGCAGCTTTCCCGAACGTCGCCGGCGCTGGCGTGGACGCGGCCGGCTTGGGATCGGCAGACGGCGTGACGTCTGGCTTCGGTGCCGGAGGCGCCAGGGGGGTGGCTTGCGGAGGCGTCAACGACGCGGCTGCGGCCGCAGCCGCGACGACTGGTGGTGCCGCGGGCTTGGGTGCCTCGACTGGTGGCTCAACGACGGCTGGCGCAGCGACGGCCGGCGCGACCGCGACCGGCGTGGCGAGTCCGGTCCGGGTGTTGGACGCCTCGTTGGCCTCGACCTCGAGTGCCGCGAGGCGAGTCTGGAGTCGCGCCACGTCCCGGTGAGCCGCATCGATGCGGCTCAGGGCCTCGATCGCCCGGCGTGCGCCGATCTCGTCTTCCTGATCGAGCGCCTTGCTCGCCTGTGCGACCAGGCGGGCAATCCGCTGCGCGCGCGTGCGGGCCGAGAGCTTCTCCTGGAGGGCCAGCGCGTCGGCGGCATCCGGCGCCAGCGACAGCGCCTCGGCCAGGAGCGACTCGGCCTCGTCCAGCCGGTCCTGCTGCAGTGCCTGCCGCGCCCGTGACGTCAGCGATGCGACCTGTCGTTCGTCGATCCGCTCCTGGTGGGCCTTGCGGAGCCGTTCGAGTGCCGGATGACGTGGCGACAGGTCGGCCAGCGCGTTGATCGCCGCCTCGGCCTCCTCGAGCGAGCCGGTCTGGGTGGCCTCGTCGGCCTTCGCGACCGCTTCCTGCAGGCGCAGCGCCAGGCGGCGCGCCTGCAGCTTCTGCCGCAATTGCTGCACGTCCGGGCTCGCCGACGTCCCGGACTCCAGCTTGTGCAGCAGCCCCGAGGCGGTCGTGAGCTCGCCATGCTCGATGGCTTCCTCCGTCTCCCGCATCAACTCCTTGCGAGAGGTCGTCACGTCCTTGGCTTGCGGCGTGACGATCGTCGCTTCCGAGGCCAGCACCACGAGCGTGTGTTCGGGATCCAGCCGCCTGGCGATGGACAGGAATTCGCGCTCGAGCAGCTTGGCGTTGCCGGCGCGGGAGCCCGGCTCCTTCTGCAGGCACTTCGCGATGGTCTTGACCAGCGCATTCGGGACGTCGGGGACGAAGCTCTCGATCGGGCGCGGCTGCTCGCCGACGATCTGCCGCGAGACGTTGTAGAGGTTGTCGCCCCCGAAGGCCTGCCGGCCCGTCAGCAGCTCGTAGGCCACGGCACCCACGGAAAAGATGTCGCTGCGGGCATCCACCGCCTGGCCGGTGATTTGCTCGGGCGACATGTACTGCGGCGTGCCGACGATCATGCCGGCCATCGTCATGCTCGACGCCTCGTTGCCGTGCGCGATGCCGAAATCGAGGAGGCGCAGCATGCCCGATCCCTGGGCAATCAGCAGGTTGGACGGCTTCACGTCGCGATGGACGATGCCGCTCTCGTGGGCGTGACCGAGGCCCGCGCACAGCTCCGAGAGCCAGTGCACCTTGCGCGCCAGCGGCACCTGCTCGCCGCCGCGAATGACCTGCGCCATCGTCCGGCCGGCGATGAACTCCATTGCCAGGTACGGGTTGCCCTCGTGCTCTCCGACAGCGTAGATGCTGACGATATGAGGGTGATGGACGCGGGCTGCGAGGCGGGCCTCGCGCAGGAAACGACGCCGGGTCTCTTCGTCGGGTACCTTGAGGACCTTGATCGCCACCGGCCGGTCGAGCATCGGGTCGAACCCGAGATACACGACACCCATGCCGCCGTGGCCGAGGCGGTCCCTCACTTCATACGGTCCGATATGTCCTGGAAGCTCGTCCACGCGGATGTCCAGCGGTACTTTAAACGATCGGCAGGCAGGCCAGCGCACCCAATCCGGCCCACGTCGATGCGGCACCAGGGGAGGCCCCGGTGTTCTTCGGCCGGGTCCCGCAGCGTTAGACCCTAATAACCTCCATGAATCACGTCCCCACGAGTATCGGGCGGTACGAAGTCGAGCGTCTCCTCGGGGAAGGGGGCATGGGGGTGCTGTACCTCGCCCGCGATCCCGTGCTCGACCGCCACGTGGCGCTGAAACTGCTGCGCGTCAATGGCGAGGACCTGCGCCGTCGCTTCATGCGTGAGGCTCAATCGGCAGGACGGCTCCAGCACCCCAACATTGTCACCGTCTATGACGTCGGCGACCACGATGGCCAGCTCTATATCGCCATGGAGTACATCGATGGCGACACGCTGGCGACGCTGATCCGCGACGACGCGCCGTTTTCGGCGATCCGCAAGCTGGACATCATCGACGAAGTGGCCGAGGGTCTCGGCTTCGCGCATCAACGCGGCATCATCCACCGGGACATCAAGCCAGCCAACCTGATGATGTCGCGGGGCGGGCTCGTGAAGGTCCTCGATTTTGGCATCGCCAGGGTCGCGACGCACCGCGATTCCGGCGAGATCGACGCGCCGACGCTGATCGGCACGCCCGCCTACATGGCCCCGGAGCAGCTCGAAGGCGCGGACGTGGACGCCCGCAGCGACATCTACGCAGTCGGGCTGGTGATGTACGAGTTCTTCTCCGGCAGGCGCGCCTTTTCCGGGGCGACCACGGCCGACGTGCTCCAGAAGGTCCTCGACGCGCAGCCGATCCCCATCGGGGACCTGATTCCCGACATCGACCCCGACCTGTGCAAGGTCATCGGGCGGGCCATGGCCCGGCAGCCGACGGATCGATATCCGGACCTGCAGGCGATGCGCAAGGACCTGGCGCGCGCCCGCCGCCGCGCCATGCAGGCCAGCGGCGACGACGCGACGATCGTGGTCGGGCTGCCGGTGACCAGGCCCATGGGGCAGGCGCCGCCGCCGCCGGACGCCGTGCGGGCCACGGTCGTCCCGCCGCCCACGCCGCCGCCGGCGACACCCGCGCAGGCGGTCGCGTTGCCGCCGACCGCCGCCGACCGTGGCCTGGCGCACCTCGCCGCGCAGCGCCCGTCCGTGCCCCGGTCACCGGCGCCATCGTCCGAGGAGACCATCTACGCACCCGTTGCCGCGAGAGCTCCGGCGACTGCTCCGCAGGCTGCCCCGATCCCGGCGCCCGTGAGTCACGCCGCGACGGGCCCGGTCCCGGAGCCGATCGCCTCCGTGCCGCCACCGCCCCTGCCGAGCCCCGGGTTCGTTCCCACTTCAGCGGGTTCGGAGGCGCGTACTGCCACGCCGCCTGACGAGGGGCCAGTGCCGGTTCCCCTCCCGGCGGTGCCGTCCAGCGGAATGTTTCCCCTGCTGACCGCGGGTCGCGCCACCGTTGACGCTCCCGTCGTTCCCACTGCCCGTGAGCGCACCGCGGCCGGGCCGGTCGCTGGCTCCGGGGCCGAGACCGACGCGAAGCCCGCCTCGCCGCCACGCATGGCAGTGGCGGCGGCTCCACCGCCTGTCGCCGCGCCCGGCGTCGTCCAGGGCAGCCCTGTTCCGGGCCCACCGACGACGCGACGGGGCATCCCGGCGGCGATCATCGTCGGCGGCCTCGTGGCGATGCTGGCGATCTGTTTCATCGCCGCGTTCCTCGCTGTCCGCTCCTTCGGCCTGCTCAGGGGAACACCCATCTCTGGCCTGCTCACCCGAACCGTCGAGCCAAAGGTGACCAACCCGCCGCACGACGATGCACCGGCCACCACCACGCCGCCGGCGACCGAGTCCACTCCGGTCACGGCAACGGCGGCGACGACGCCGGGAACCACCGAGGTCGCAGTGGCCCCACCCGTGGAGCCGCCAGTGGCACCCCCGGTTGTCGCGACCGAGTCGCCACGGCCGACGGTGCAGGAACCACCGGCGGTCGTCCAGCCTCCGGTGACCCGGCCCACCACGCCGCCGCCCGGACGCGTGCCGCCGCCGCGCCAGGCGCCGCCCGCGCGCCAGACGACCAACACACGGCAGGTCCCCCCGACCGTGCCGACCCGGCCCGTCACGACCGAGAGCCGCGAAGTGGCGCCACCGCCAGTCGTTGCCGAGCCGCCGCCGCGTCAGGTGGAGCGTCGGGAGCCCGATCCGCCTGCCGTCGTCGCCCCCACCGACGAGGGGATAGCGCTCGTGCGAGCCTACGTCGCGGCCCGAAACACGGCCCACGCTTCCGGCATCCGCCGCGTCTGGCCGGGCGTCGACGACAACCACCTGCGCCGTATCACGAGTGCGTTTTCCGCGCCGTTGACGCTGGGCGGCTGCGAGATC includes:
- a CDS encoding sulfatase; translation: MRVSLVLALVGALMATACRSTDPARQESSSRPAPSRRPNIVMVLVDDMRWDDMRAAGHPFIDTPHMDRLARDGARFTNAFATTPLCSPSRASFLTGQYAHTTGIIDNTARSSHDLPIFPLALRRAGYRTGFFGKWHMGNDDSPRPGFDHWVALPGQGEAVDPSLNVDGQRVHATGYTTDLLTDYVERFIDRPSEQPFLVYLAHKAIHPNLVQRDDGSLAPVAGQSGGFVAADRHRGRYIGTAMPRRANAFRPPLGKPALLRQIDRLPAMGRETATPDEDIRGRLEMLLGVDDSLGRILATLERKGARDDTVVVFTSDHGYFYGEHGLNEERRLAYEETIRIPLIIRYPRLAAAGTTPSQMALSIDIAPTLLDITGLGPDPAVQGRSLVPVLRQNARQWRSSFLVEYFTDTVFPRIRNMGYVAVRTDRYKYIQYRELSGMNELYDLRTDPYEETNIIDRPDSRPTLQEMQSELQRLLEATRFPSSTTAGPP
- a CDS encoding M61 family metallopeptidase, which produces MFVCRRSVRAAFSIVFLLASVALASAQTIDYTVSIPAPEQRWLQVDVRFPSRAGSPLEVRMARSSPGRYAAHEFGKNVYMFEAHGDGDTTLTTELLSPAQWRVMPTGNAVHVRYRLFADRVDGTYSAVDGTHAHLNVPATFAWAPSLPDTSIRVRFTQPPGRTWRVSTQLFPTDDALTFTAPNLQYFMDSPIEFSAHAVREFTVARPGGGTPARIRLAVHHLGTDAQLDAYAPMVEKIVREQAAVFGDLAPFDAGTYTFLMDYLPWAGGDGMEHRNSTVCTAAATLADGMSRVADTASHEFFHSWNVERIRPAALEPFDFTRPNMSGELWLAEGFTEYYGTLAMVRAGIVSQDQGAAQLAMFAAGVLHAPGTQFRSAVDMSRLAPYVDAAQAVDPTNWDNTFVSYYTYGAAIALGLDLTLRERSGGAITLDDYMRQLWKTHGAPGGKAPGYVAHPYTLKDAQAALASVSGDAAFADDFFRRHVLGTEVLPYRQLLAAAGYTMRARETPATLGQVRLQPEGGRMVVAGNTVSTSQVYKAGMGRGDAVLSLNGTAIAQAGDWERVLSSITPGTEVELTFESRGEKKAVRVTAGKNDGIEVVPSPDQTPQQEAIRTAWLGSHVK
- a CDS encoding ABC transporter permease, giving the protein MSRVLIIAAAEFEQAVRSRAFLIGLLAVPLLMALAFGIQALTARRDTSERRFAIVDRTGVLGPAIVEAARRHGIEQTSPSGRRTGPSFLPEIAATDGGTDESTRLGLSDRVRRDELFAFVEIPAEVLSTSGTDEPRLQYYTQYPTYQALPEWLRREVSRAVADRRLSSLGADPSETRRLLEPVPMDRKGLVVRTADGKVSTAEKVDAVRTFVMPAVTMFMLFGLVMSSAPQLLNSVIEEKTSRISEVLLGSVSAFHLMLGKLLGSGAVTMVLAVIYIGGGLLIAAQADYFGLIRWSLIPWFGLFLVIAVFLFGSMFIAIGAACSEVKDAQGMMMPAMVLAMFPIFLWLQVVQNPDSAMSVGFSLFPFASPYLMLLRMAIPPGPPAWQVVLALAGSVATTVAMVYAAGRILRVGLLMQGKTASYREMARWIMAK
- a CDS encoding ABC transporter ATP-binding protein; protein product: MPFAITLDAVTKRFGQTMAVDALSLQVPQGAIYGFIGPNGSGKTTTLRMIMNILLPDSGAIEVLGDRSSVAARDRVGYLPEERGLYKQMPVRRLLTYYGQLKGGRRADVAREADWWLARLGLAATSDKKVQALSKGMSQKVQFIASVVSRPDLVILDEPFSGLDPVNRDVLRDAVLELKRRGTTIVFSTHDMSMAELMCDRIFMIFKGRKVLDGSLDEIQATYGHDAVHVRAIGGAALLRTIEGVTSVVDHGNTQEVRLSVAPQAFLGRLAARTEVYRFEITRPSLHDIFVKIARPAPEEDLLPAE
- a CDS encoding serine/threonine-protein kinase, which translates into the protein MDELPGHIGPYEVRDRLGHGGMGVVYLGFDPMLDRPVAIKVLKVPDEETRRRFLREARLAARVHHPHIVSIYAVGEHEGNPYLAMEFIAGRTMAQVIRGGEQVPLARKVHWLSELCAGLGHAHESGIVHRDVKPSNLLIAQGSGMLRLLDFGIAHGNEASSMTMAGMIVGTPQYMSPEQITGQAVDARSDIFSVGAVAYELLTGRQAFGGDNLYNVSRQIVGEQPRPIESFVPDVPNALVKTIAKCLQKEPGSRAGNAKLLEREFLSIARRLDPEHTLVVLASEATIVTPQAKDVTTSRKELMRETEEAIEHGELTTASGLLHKLESGTSASPDVQQLRQKLQARRLALRLQEAVAKADEATQTGSLEEAEAAINALADLSPRHPALERLRKAHQERIDERQVASLTSRARQALQQDRLDEAESLLAEALSLAPDAADALALQEKLSARTRAQRIARLVAQASKALDQEDEIGARRAIEALSRIDAAHRDVARLQTRLAALEVEANEASNTRTGLATPVAVAPAVAAPAVVEPPVEAPKPAAPPVVAAAAAAASLTPPQATPLAPPAPKPDVTPSADPKPAASTPAPATFGKAAVGERVPDAVHGPAGKQMPAAPPAAPSTGKRATQGAPTPTGDGLLIRDQLPGSAHAEIRPAASAITDETGDAAPSRRSPAMLAIAGVVLLLLAGGGLYYQFGRTPKDASTPAATATGEDSGATKTAVPPPVVATPASNEPAGPAPAEPPPASPPAATVAVPPSSPAGPRADPWAAVHLYSKDGRYDRAMGAIDQVKGVPAALMQEERGRVVENARRYALAARRSAEDFRLNKSPQYLLGTTQQEQADEDRDAGKFKSAVGGYMAARGHFLQAFGDSGKPTPPAAPPEPEPSAPAPANPAPAPNTAAPAPSAVDLSTWSNEEARASISQFCGAYIGRDIGGLGRLWPNMEPAWRTEFREAFATEGELVCVFENLTLVRTSDEFNASARLLTQLPGGAQRRRNLAITLVPAKDRLVIGNIRVR
- a CDS encoding serine/threonine-protein kinase, whose amino-acid sequence is MNHVPTSIGRYEVERLLGEGGMGVLYLARDPVLDRHVALKLLRVNGEDLRRRFMREAQSAGRLQHPNIVTVYDVGDHDGQLYIAMEYIDGDTLATLIRDDAPFSAIRKLDIIDEVAEGLGFAHQRGIIHRDIKPANLMMSRGGLVKVLDFGIARVATHRDSGEIDAPTLIGTPAYMAPEQLEGADVDARSDIYAVGLVMYEFFSGRRAFSGATTADVLQKVLDAQPIPIGDLIPDIDPDLCKVIGRAMARQPTDRYPDLQAMRKDLARARRRAMQASGDDATIVVGLPVTRPMGQAPPPPDAVRATVVPPPTPPPATPAQAVALPPTAADRGLAHLAAQRPSVPRSPAPSSEETIYAPVAARAPATAPQAAPIPAPVSHAATGPVPEPIASVPPPPLPSPGFVPTSAGSEARTATPPDEGPVPVPLPAVPSSGMFPLLTAGRATVDAPVVPTARERTAAGPVAGSGAETDAKPASPPRMAVAAAPPPVAAPGVVQGSPVPGPPTTRRGIPAAIIVGGLVAMLAICFIAAFLAVRSFGLLRGTPISGLLTRTVEPKVTNPPHDDAPATTTPPATESTPVTATAATTPGTTEVAVAPPVEPPVAPPVVATESPRPTVQEPPAVVQPPVTRPTTPPPGRVPPPRQAPPARQTTNTRQVPPTVPTRPVTTESREVAPPPVVAEPPPRQVERREPDPPAVVAPTDEGIALVRAYVAARNTAHASGIRRVWPGVDDNHLRRITSAFSAPLTLGGCEIEARDAAHASATCRLTQPGTTGTYAAGQDLTIRRTFVFDLLRQGRTWVIAGLRE